A window of Pyrobaculum aerophilum str. IM2 contains these coding sequences:
- a CDS encoding HEPN domain-containing protein: MGREEVEILGARLFLEVAREDLRAGRYDLAAFHSEQAAQLALKYLLASTIGHYPHTHSLEVLFKLAKAVREDVWRLYEENRMAFEVMEDAYLGGRYLPRRYAKEVAEHLVELAGRVVELCASSTS; the protein is encoded by the coding sequence ATGGGCAGAGAAGAGGTGGAAATATTGGGAGCCCGCCTATTTTTAGAAGTAGCTAGAGAAGACCTAAGGGCAGGCAGATACGACCTCGCGGCTTTTCACAGCGAGCAAGCCGCACAACTCGCGTTGAAATACCTGCTGGCCTCTACTATTGGCCACTATCCCCATACCCACTCTCTAGAAGTGTTATTTAAATTAGCTAAGGCCGTGAGAGAGGACGTTTGGAGGCTTTACGAGGAAAATAGAATGGCGTTTGAGGTAATGGAAGACGCCTATCTAGGCGGGAGGTACCTCCCCAGAAGATATGCAAAAGAGGTGGCGGAGCACCTAGTGGAATTAGCCGGGAGAGTCGTAGAGCTATGTGCCTCCAGTACCTCCTAG
- a CDS encoding nucleotidyltransferase domain-containing protein, whose translation MCLQYLLARRRVLENWREYVEALCAVAKALLGKARVIVFGSVARGDWAPDSDIDVLIVSPNAPDDPWKRAEISLTLKDAAGEASSVLELHIVTPRQYEDWYKKFIDAEVKIC comes from the coding sequence ATGTGCCTCCAGTACCTCCTAGCAAGAAGGCGGGTGTTAGAAAACTGGCGGGAGTACGTAGAGGCGCTATGCGCCGTAGCAAAGGCCCTGTTGGGAAAGGCGCGGGTCATTGTATTTGGAAGCGTCGCCAGAGGGGACTGGGCTCCCGACAGCGATATAGACGTCCTCATTGTCTCGCCCAACGCCCCAGACGACCCCTGGAAGCGCGCCGAGATATCCCTGACGCTGAAAGACGCCGCCGGAGAGGCCTCCTCAGTCCTCGAGCTACACATAGTGACTCCCCGGCAGTACGAGGACTGGTATAAAAAATTCATAGACGCCGAGGTGAAAATCTGTTAA
- a CDS encoding phospholipid carrier-dependent glycosyltransferase yields MIVLFLTSSYSVGFKFLDEEVYIRAGAQQWSGVPPALTINPEHPPLAKYIIGVEPRLAPLFAGIAVVFLAGWLGRLLGRSFWLVAFSVASDIVFTATSRFAMLDVFVALFSVSAVLSYLLGR; encoded by the coding sequence GTGATAGTACTATTTTTGACATCGTCATATTCGGTAGGGTTTAAGTTTCTAGACGAGGAAGTGTACATAAGGGCTGGCGCCCAGCAGTGGTCTGGGGTTCCCCCGGCATTAACAATTAATCCCGAGCATCCCCCGCTGGCCAAGTACATTATAGGCGTTGAGCCCCGCCTTGCCCCTTTATTTGCGGGAATAGCGGTTGTGTTTCTGGCGGGGTGGCTTGGCCGCTTATTGGGCAGGAGTTTTTGGCTTGTGGCTTTTAGCGTGGCCAGCGATATAGTGTTTACGGCTACTTCCCGTTTTGCGATGTTAGACGTGTTTGTCGCTTTGTTTTCTGTATCGGCGGTTTTGTCCTACTTGCTGGGCAGGTAG